The nucleotide sequence CCCAGACGATCGAACCGAGGAACCAGCTGCCGGCACTGCCCTCCTGCACCTCGAACAGGATCAGCGCGCCGGTGACGAACGCAAAGGCGATGCCGTCGTTCATCCCCGCCTCGCCGGACAGACCAAAGCGCACCTGGTCGGCATCGCGCGCATGGCTGACCTGAACCAGGCTGGCCAACACCGGATCGGTCGGCGAGAGAATGGCGCTGATCAGCAACGCAGTCGCCAGGCCCAGACCCAGCAACCCGCTGCAGAACAGCGTGGAGACACCAATGGTCAGGATCAGCACCGGACCGGCGAGCACGCAGGCGGTCTTCCAGGCCGGATGGCTGAACGGCAGACGCAGCTTGAGGCCACCGATGAACAGCGAGATCAGCACCGCTATTTCGGTGAGGTGTTCCAGCCAGGCGGTGATGTCGCTGAAACTCTGCTCCCACAGCCCCAGCCCCAGCGGGCCGATGCCGAGGCCGAAGCACAGGTAAACCAGCGATGTGGTCACCGGCAGCCAGCGCAGGTACGCGGAAGCCAGCGCCAGCAACAGTAGCAGGCAGCCCAAGACGGCCATCCAAAGCAGAAAGCTCATGCGTTCGTCCCGGTGGATGCGTCCGCAGGCGCAGGTAAAGAGGCCAGGCGACTGCCGCCTCTATAGCACTAGGCAACGCCGGGCTGGCGGTGGTTCAAGGATTTCTACGCGGCTACAGCCATCGGCTGCGGCGGGACGACCCTCAGGGCTGCTCGGAGCTCAGCGTGCGGGGCGGCAGCTCGGCCTCGCTGTCTTCGTCCGCGTCGGCATCGCTGAGGTTGTCCCAGATCAGGCGCGGATCGAAGGTCACGGCGGCGAGCATGGTCAGGATCACCACGCAGCAGAAGGCAGCCGCGCCAAGGTCGGCGGAAATGCTCGCAAGATTGCCGAAGTTGACCAGCGCCACGAGGATGGCGATGACGAAGATGTCGAGCATCGACCAGCGTCCGATCCACTCGATGAACCGGTACATGAGGATGCGCTGGCGCGCCGACATCGGCTGGTGACGCTGCACCGAGTACAACAGGGTGGCGATGCCGATCAACTTGAACGTCGGCACCAGGATGCTGGCGACGAACACCACCAGGGCGATGGGCAGCATGTCCGCCTGAATCAACTCGAGCACCCCGGCCATGATGGTCGACGGCTCACCGCTGCCAAGAAAATTGACCGTCATGATCGGCAGCACGTTGGCCGGGATGTAGAAAATCGCCGCGGTGATGAGCAGCGCCCAGGTGCGCACCACGCTGTCCGGGCGCCGCGCGTGCAGGCGCGAACCGCAGCGGCTGCAATGCTGCACCTGGCCTTCCTCGAGGTACTCGAGCTTGTGGCATTCGCCGCAGACCAGAATGCCGGCATCAAGTGCGCGCATGGCCATCCTCCTTCTCGCTCAAGGCGTCCCAGACCTGGTGCGGCGACATGGTCACCTCCAGCCAGACCTGCGTCAGCATCAGCCCCACGAAACAGACGATGCCGAAGCCCAGGTGCACTTCAGCCATGTCCATCAGCTTGACCATCGACACCAGGATGCCGAACAGATACACCTCGAGCATGCCCCACTCGCGCAGGTGGTGGTACGCGCGGTAGATCTGGATGCCCAGCGGGCGCAGCGTCTGCACCGGCAGGCTGAGCAGCACGAGGAACTGGCAGAGGAGCTTGAGCAGCGGCACCAGCATGCTGCAGAAGAACACCACCAGTGCTACGCCCTCCATGCCTGAGTGATAGAGCCCGACCACTCCGCTCCACACCGTGTCGACGGAACTCTGACCGAGCAGGTTGAGGCTCATGATCGGCATGAAGTTGGCCGGCACGAACAGCATCAATGCGGTAAGCACCAGGGCCATCGAACGGCGGCGCATGTGCGAGCGATGCACAAGCATCTCGTAGCCGCAGCGCGGGCAACAGGCCTTCTGCTCGTCGCCCACATGCGGATGGCGCATCAGCAGGTCGCACTCGTGGCAGGCGATCAGGTCATACAGGGGCGGCAGGTCCCGCCGCGCATCCACCGGCTGGCCGGTGCGGTCTTGCGTATCCATTTCAAGCGTTCCCCAGGTGATGCTTGCCAGCACGATGGCTGGCTGCGGCCACGGAGTTGCCGCGGTCGCACTCGGCTGTGGGTAGATAGTAATCGGCTGCCGGCGCGGCGTCCCGCATCTTCCGTCGTTGCGTGCGGCAGCGCTGCATCGGCACGTTCGCGGGTGCGTGCTATGGTGCGTTCCTTGCCCCCGCGTGGAGACACCGACCTATGCTGCCCCGCCTGTTTGCCAGCGCCTTGCTGTCCCTGCTGTGCGTTACCGCCAGCGCTCACGAGTACACGCTCGCCGACCTGCATATCGACCACCCCTGGTCGCGTGCGTTACCACCCAACGTGCCGAACGGCGTTGCCTATTTCATCGTGCACAACAACGGCAAGGACGGCGACCGCCTGCTCGCGGTCAGCACCCCGCTGGCGGAGAAGGCCGAGCTGCACGCCCATGTGCACATCGGCGAGGTGATGCGCATGCAGCAGATCAACTCCGTGGGCATTCCCGCCGGTGGCGAGGCGCGCTTCGAGCCGAACGGCAATCACGTCATGCTGTTCGGCCTGAAGAAGCCACTGGTAGCGGGCGAGCGTTTCCCGCTGACCCTGCAATTCGAAAAGGCCGGCAAGGTCGAGGTGGACGTCGCCGTTCAGGCCGATGCCCCTGTCGCCGGCAGCGAACCACAGCACCACTGAGGGCTGGGCTAGTCGCGATCCAGCAGGTGAAACTGCGGTAATCCCAGGTGCCAGCGGATCGCGGCCAGGCGAATCAGCAATACCGCCAGCATGGCTACGCCGGTATCCAGCCAGTGCGGCGTACCCAGCTCACGCATGCCGATGAAGATCAGCGACCCGCAGATGCAGGCGGTGGCGTAGATTTCCTTCTGGAAGATCATCGGGATCTCGTTGCAGATCACGTCGCGCATCACCCCGCCGGCTACGCCCGTCATCACGCCCATGATCACCGCCGTGCTGTACGGCACGTTGTGCTGCAACGCCACTTCGGTACCGATCACGGTGAACACCGCGAGGCCGAAGGCGTCGGCGATCAGCAGGCCGCGCTCGTGGATCGGCTGCGTCATGCGCACCCAGAGCACGGTGCCGACCGCCGCCAGCGAGGCGACGAGGATGTAGGTGTCGTTGCGAATCCAGCTCACCGGATGGTTGTCGAGGATCACGTCACGCAGGGTGCCGCCGCCGAGTGCGGTGATGATCGCGATCACCAGCACGCCGAACAGGTCCATGGACTTGCGCCCGGCCATCAGCGCGCCGGTGATGGCGAATACCGCGACACCAAACAGGTCGGCGAGATAGAACAGCTGGGCCATGTGCTCCTCAGGCCGTGACGGGAGTGCGCATGGTGACGAACTCCTCGGCAGCCGTCGGGTGGATGCCCAGGGTGTCGTCGAACACGCGCTTGGTGGCACCGGCCTTGAGCGCCACCGCCAGGCCCTGGATGATTTCGCCCGCCTCCGGCCCGACCATGTGGCAGCCCAGAACGCGGTCGGTCTTGGCATCCACCACCAGCTTCATCAGCGTCCGCTCCTGGCTGTCGGTCAGGGTCAGCTTCATCGCCCGGAAGCGGCTCTCGAAGACCTGCACCGCGTAGCCCTGGCTACGCGCGTCCTCCTCGGTCAGTCCGACGGTGCCGATGTTCGGCAGGCTGAACACGGCAGTGGGAATCGTCGCGTAATCCACCGGCCGATATTCCTCAGGTTTGAACAGGCGCCGCGCCACGGCCATGCCTTCGGACAGTGCTACCGGGGTCAGCTGCACGCGGCCGATCACATCGCCGATCGCCAGGATCGACGGCTCACTGGTCTGGTAGTTGTCGTCGACCTTGATGAAGCCTTTGTCGGTGAGTTCGACCCCGGTGTTCTCCAGGCCGAGATTCTCCAGCATCGGCTGGCGCCCGGTGGCGTAGAACACGCAATCAGCCTGCAACTGGCGTCCATCCTTGAGCGTGGCCAGTAGACCGTCTTCATGGCGGTCGATGCGCGCGATGTCGCTGTTGAATTGCAGATCGAGGCCCTTCTTCTCCAGCTCGGCCTTCAGGTGCTGGCGCACCGCGCCATCGAAGCCGCGCATGAACAGTTCGCCGCGATAGAGCAGCGACGTCTGTGTACCCAGGCCATGGAAGATCGAGGCGAACTCGACGGCGATGTAACCGCCGCCCACCACCAGCACGCGCTTGGGCAACTCCTTGAGGAAGAACGCTTCATTGGAGCTGATCGCCAGGTCCTTGCCGGGAATATCCGGGATCTGCGGCCAGCCGCCGGTGGCGACGAGAATAGTCGCGGCGCTGAAGCGCTGGCCGTCGACCTCGACGGTGTGTGCGTCGACGATACGCGCATGGCTTTCCAGCAGGGTCACGCCGCTGTTCACCAGCAGATTGCGGTAGATGCCGTTGAGGCGCAGGATCTCACGGTTCTTGTTGGCGATCAGTGTTGCCCAGTCGAATGTCGCCTCGCCCAGTGACCAACCGAAGCCTTCAGCCTGCTCGAAGTCATCGGCGAAATGCGCGCCGTACACCAGCAGCTTCTTCGGCACGCAGCCGACATTTACGCAGGTGCCGCCCAGGTAGCGGCTTTCCGCCACCGCCACGCGTGCGCCATAGCCCGCGGCAAAGCGTGCCGCGCGGACGCCGCCGGAACCGGCGCCAATCACAAACAGGTCGAAATCGTAGGGCATGAACAGTCTCCCGAATCAGGCCTTCAGCATACCCGAAGAACCGCCGCCAGCCAGCCGCGGTCTACTCTGCAGACGCTGCCGCAGGAGGATTCGCGCATGACCCCGACCTTGACGCACCTGGCCCTGCACGTGCCGGACCTGGATGCCTGCGTACGGTTCTACGAGACCTTTTGCGGCATGCGCGTGATTCACCAGCGTGAAGGCAAGGGCTCGCGCATCGTCTGGATGGCCGAGCCCGGCAAGGAACACCGCTTCATCTTCGTGATCATGCCCGGCGGTACGGATCGCCAGCTGGCAGAAAACGACTACAGTCACTTCGGCTTCGCCCTGCAGAGCCGCGAGCAGGTGGATGCCATCGCCGAGACCGCACGCGCCGCCGGCTGCCTGGTCTGGGCACCGCGCGACGAGCCCTACCCGGTCGGGTACTACTGCGGCCTGCGCGATCCTGCCGGCAACTACGTCGAATTCAGCTACGGCCAGCCACTGGGGCCTGGCGCGGAGCACATGCCGATCCCCTGAAAACACAAAAGCCACCCGCAGGTGGCTTTTGCTCACAGCGCCCGCGAATCAGTATGCGCGGCCGGTCTTGTACAGGTTCTCGAAGCAGAAGTTGGTCGCCTCGATGTAACCCTCGGCACCACCGCAGTCGAAGCGCTTGCCCTTGAACTTGTAGGCAATCACGCAGCCATCCTGGGCCTGCTTCATCAGCGCGTCGGTGATCTGGATTTCACCGCCCTTGCCCGGCTCGGTATTGGCGATCAGATCGAAGATGTCCGGCGTCAGGATGTAACGGCCGATGATCGCCAGGTTCGACGGTGCGTCTTCCGGCTGCGGCTTCTCGACCATGGTGTTCACCCGGTAGATGTCGTCGCGAATCATCTCGCCGGCAATCACGCCGTACTTGGAGGTCTCCTCCGGCGGCACTTCCTGAATGGCGACGATGGAGCAGCGGAACTGGTTGTACAGCTTGACCATTTGCTGCAGCACGCCGTCACCTTCGAGGTTCAGGCAGAGGTCGTCCGCCAGCACCACCGCGAACGGCTCGTCGCCGATCAGGGGACGGCCGCTGAGGATGGCGTGGCCCAGGCCCTTCATTTCGACCTGGCGGGTGTAGGAGAAGCTGCACTCGTCAATCAGGCGACGGATACCGACCAGGTACTTCTCCTTGTCGGTGCCCTTGATCTGGTGCTCCAGCTCGTAGCTGATGTCGAAATGGTCTTCCAGCGCGCGCTTGCCACGGCCGGTAACGATGGAAATTTCGCTCAGACCGGCCTCGAGGGCCTCTTCGACGCCGTACTGGATCAGTGGTTTGTTGACCACTGGCAGCATTTCCTTGGGCATGGCTTTGGTGGCCGGCAGAAAGCGAGTGCCATAACCGGCGGCCGGAAACAGACATTTCTTGATCATGGGGGTCCTTGGGCGCTGCTGCAGTAAATTGTCGCGCAGTCTAATCAGGCGGCATGGGCCTTACAATGCCCCATCGCTGGCCTGCCGACTCCACGATAGATATAGCCCATGGCTGCAAGTTCAACCGAGTTGTAGATATTCCGCCCATCGAATACCACCGGCATGCGCATACTACTGCGGATGCGCAGCCAATCGGGCTGGCGAAACTGTTTCCACTCGGTGACCAGGACCAGCGCGTCAGCACCTTCAACCGCTCCATAAGGTGACTCGCCCAACTGCAGCTGCCCATTCTGCAACGCCTGTTCGTAGCGGCTGGCTACAGCGTTGCAGGCAACCGGATCGCACGCTTTGACCTGAACACCAGCGGCCAGCAGCGCATCCAGCAGCACCAGGCTCGGCGCTTCGCGCAGGTCGTCTGTCCCCGGTTTGAACGCCAGCCCCCAGATGGCCACCACGCGCCCCTGCAGATGACCGGCGAAATGCTCGCGCACGGCCTGGAACAGCAACGTCTTCTGCAAGGCATTGCGCGCCTCGACGGCACGCAGGATGCTCGGCTCGACACCTTCCTGCTCCGCCGTGCGAATCAGCGCGCGCACATCCTTGGGGAAGCACGAGCCCCCGTAACCACAGCCGGCATAGATGAAGTGCGTACCGATACGTCGATCACTGCCAATACCGCGACGGACCTCCTCGACATCCACACCAAGGCGCGCACAGAGCCCGGCCATTTCATTCATGAATGAGATTTTGGTCGCCAGAAAGGCGTTGGCCGCGTACTTGGTGAACTCGGCAGCACGAATGCCCATGCTCAATACGCGCTCGTGATTACGCAGGAACGGCGCGTAAAGACGGCGCAGCAATTCATCGGTCGCCGGCTCATCGCAACCCAGCACGACGCGATCCGGTCGCATGAAATCCTCGACCGCAGAACCTTCCTTGAGGAATTCGGGGTTGCTCGCCACTCGCACGGTGAGGCTCACGCCACGCGCAGCAAGCCCTTGAGCGATATGCTGCCTGACCCGCTCACCGGTGCCCACCGGGACCGTCGACTTGTTCACAACCACGGCCGAATGCCGGAGCACACGCCCCAGCTCATCGGCAACCGCGAGCACATGGCTGAGATCGGCCGAACCGTCCTCGCCGGAGGGCGTACCGACGGCGATGAAGATGATTCCCGCATCGAGCCCATCGGCGAGCTGTGCACTGAAGCTCAGTTGGCCGCTGGCCAGATGGGCCTTGAGCATGGCTTCGAGACCGGGCTCGTAGATCGGCACCGTGCCTGCCAGCAGCAAATCGAGACGCTTCGGATCGCGCTCGATACAGATGACCTGGTTGCCCATCTCGGCAAAGCAGCATGCCGTCACCAGCCCCACGTAGCCCGCACCGATCACACATAGCCGCATCGTTCAGCCCTCGCCTGCTTTTGCTGCGATTTGAGCCGATGGCAGTGGCAGACCGATGACGAACCCGCGTCGATTTGATTACAGCACCAGTGCCTGCGGATTATTGCGGGCATAAAAAAGCCCGGCCTAAGCCGGGCTTTTCTAAAGCTTCGACCAATTACTTGGCTTGAGCTTCCACTTCAGCTTCTACGCGACGGTTAACAGCGCGACCGGCGTCGGTTGCGTTGTCAGCTACCGGGCGGGATTCGCCGTAGCCTACCGAGTTGACGCGCTCGCCGCCTACACCGTACTGGTTGACCAGAACGTCACGAACAGCGTTGGCACGACGCTCGGACAGCTTCTGGTTGTAAGCGTCAGTACCGACGGAGTCAGTGTGACCTTCAACAGTAGTAGCGGTTTGCGGGTACTGGTTCATGAAGTCGGCCAGGTTTTTGATGTCTCCGTAGCTTTCTTCTTTGACCTTGGACTTGTCGAAGTCGAATTTCACGTCCAGTTCAACGCGGACGACTTCGGCAACAGCCGGGCAACCGTCAGCATCGACAGTGGTGTTGGCCGGGGTGTCCGGGCACTTGTCGACGTTGTCGCAAACGCCATCGTTGTCGCTGTCGGCGCAGACTTCTGCAACCGGCTCAGCAGCAGGCTCAGCAGCAGGCTTGGAGCCGCCACCGAAGTTCAGACCGATACCGATGCTCGGCGCCCACTCGGTGTCGCCTTGGTCGATGTTGTACTGAGCTTCAACGCCGGCACGGGCGTAGAAGTTCTCGGTGAAGTACAGTTTTGCACCGCCGCCCAGGTTAGCGAAGGTGGAACCGTTACGACCGCTGCGGCCGTTCTGACCGATGCTCTGGTCGGAGAAGCCAGCCGACACGTACGGACGCAGGGTGTCGCCCGGAGCGTTGAAGTGGTACAGGGCGTCCAGTGCAGTGTTGGAGCCTTTGATGTTACGACCGTCGTCGCTACGTGCGTTGTGCACTTCGTCGTAGCCCAGGCGCAGCTCTACGTCGTCGGTCAGGAAGTAACCGATGGAGCCACCGAACAGGTTCCCGTCGTTCTTGAAGTCACGAGCGCTATCGAACTGCTGTTTCTTGGCGAAGCCTTCCAGCTCGACTGCACCTTGGCCTTGGGCCAGTGCGTTCAGCGAAGACGCAGCAATCAGAGAACCGATTACAACGCCCAAGGTGTTTTTCAATTTCATCCGTAAATCCCCATCGTGTTATGACTGTGAGTTGCCCTACGGTCATGTGGAACAACTTGGCGGCAATTCTACCAGAAGTTCGTACCGTCCAGGCCTTCAGATAGTGCTAACCAGATTAAGTTTCACCAATTTTGACGAAATTTTCACGCAGCTTGTCCAAGGCACGCTTGTACCTCATTTTGGTAGCGCTGAGGCCCATGTGCATGATGTCGGCGATCTCCTGAAACTCCAGTTCGGCCACGAATCTCAGCACCAGAATTTCCCTGTCGATCGGATTCACATGAATCAGCCAACGATCCAGACCGCCCTTCTCTTCAGGCTTCGGCGCTTTTTCTTCGGACGCCTCTTCAAGAGGATCGAGGCTCAGGGCGTCGAGCAGACGGCGCTTCCGCCGTTCTTTGCGATATTGGGTAATACACTCGTTATACGTAATGCTATATAGCCAGGTCTTGAACTTGGACTTGCCTTCGAAGTTCTTCAGGCCGTAAAGCACTTTGAGCATGACTTCCTGACAAACATCGTCGGCGTCACGGTCATTACCGAGATAGCGGGCGCAGACGTTGAACAATGTGCGCTGATAGCGGCGCATGAGCTCTTCGTAGGCACGCGTGATATGAAAGAGTTCGACATGCGCACGCTGAACCAGCTCTTCATCCGAGAGCTCGCGCGGGTCGTAACGCGTAGAAAGCGATTGGCCTTTGTTCAAAACAGGACGTGCCGACAGTCAGGACAGGTGGCAGCCACTGCCCGAAAAACAGGGCTCAGCGTGGCTGCATACAATAGCAGGATCGTGGATCAGCGGCTGCGAACTCGCTGTTCCAGCAGCGCACGGTTGGCCACGGAGACCAGCTCGCCATCCTCGGTCAGGAGGATGGTCTTGACCGTACCGATCTCTTCGATCACCCCTACGACCTCGTCGATCGTCACTTGTTGCCCGACCTCATACAACTCGCGGACATAGATGCCAGCGAGAATCTGCCCGGCGATGTCGCGACTGCCCAGCCCCAACGCCAGCGCAACAGCAAGGCCGACCGAGATCAGCACGATGGCGATGACGTTGTTGAGCAGATCGGTCTTCACTTCCAGCTGGCCTATAGCCACCGAGATGCTGATGATGATGACCAGTCCCTGGGCGATGCGCCCCAGGCCATTGGCGTAATCGAGACCGACGCCCTCGGCTGCGCCGCGCACCAGCCCGCTGACCAGTTGCGCCAGCAGCACACCGGCGAGCAGCACCAGCGCAGCACCAAAGACCTTCGGCAGGTACAGGGCCAGCACGTCCAGGGTCGCGGAAACCCGCTCCAGCCCCAGAGACTCGGCTGCAGAAACCAGGAAGATGAGCAATACGAACCAGTAGACGATTTTGCCGATCAGCGTCGATACCGAAACCTGGATACCCGCACGAGCCAGTATCTTGGTCAGGCCGGTTCCAGCCATCAGTCGATCCAGACCTACCTTGGCGAGCAGCTTGGACAGCAGGGTGTCCAGCAGTTTGGCGACCACGAAGCCTAGCAGCACCAGGATCAGTGCCACGAACAGGTTCGGGATGAAGCTGGCTACCTTGGTCCACAACGCTGTCATCGCGGTGACCAGGCTATGAGTCCAGGGGTCGAGTTCCATATCAGTCAGCCTTCTGTTCAGTACGTGCGGAAACGGAGCGCGAAACCGGCGTCACATGGTGCGAGCCGTTGTTGAGCGCGATCATCATGGCCTCGAAGCAATGCCCGATCAGGCTGAACAGATCGCCAACACCGACCTGCCGATTGGCCGTCTTGAGGACGCGACCAAGGGTAGCGTCATCGTCGTGCGGGGTTGCGTGCGAGCGCAAAAGATCTCGCAGGGATTCTTCGAATGGATCGTGCATACGCGCCTCGCGTGAGTATGTTGCCTAGACGTGCCCGCCATTGGCAGCGTCACATCTACAGCCAGCGCAATCGCCGGAACAGCCACCACTGGAACGTGGCTACGCCGCCGATCAGCGCGCAGGCAATCATGAAACCGTGGTCGCTGGACACACCCGGCAGGCCACCAACGTTTACGCCGAGAAGCCCGGTAATGAAGCTCATCGGCAGAAAAAAGCCGGTGATGATACTCAAGCGGTACATCGTCCGGTTCATCTTCTCGCTCAGCCGCCGGTGTTCGGACTCCAGCACCAGCCCTACCCGCTCGCGAATCAGCTCCAGCTCTTCCAGATACCGCGTCAGGCTGTTGTTGAGCTCGTTCCAGTAGTTGGTGTCGCTCTCGACGAACCAGCTGAAGCCGTTGCGCGCCAGCTGCGCATAGATGTCCCGCTGTGGTGCGAGGAATCTTCGCAGCCCTGCGGCACGTCGGCGGACCTGCAGCATTAGCCCGTGCTCCGGCATGTAGCGCTCGTCCGCGTCGAGGTGTTCTTCCTGGCCGTCAACCTGTTCGGAAAGACTGCTTACCAGCGCATCCACGCGATCGGTCAGGTAGTGCGCCAGATACAGGATCAGCTCTGCGGACGTCTTCGGCCCGCTGCCTTTTTCCAATTGGGCGATCAGCTCTTCGGTCGCCCACAAAGGCCGCAGACGCAGAGAAATAGTGCGCTTCGCGTCGGCGAAGATACGCACGGAGACCATGTCTTCCGGTTGCGCATCGGGATTCAGATTGACCCCGCGCAGAAACAGCAGCAACTCGTTACCCGGCAACGCCAGCAAGCGTGGCCGGGTATTTTCCTCCAGCAGCAGGTCACAGCTGAAACGACTGAGGCCACTCTGCTCGCGCAACCAGGTCTGCGCCAACGGGTGGCCGCGGTCCCAATGCAGCCAGATACTTTCTTCATCGCCGAGCTGCAGGTCCTCCAACTCGGCACGGGTAACGGCCCGGGCACCACCGCGTCCATCAAGGACATAGGCGTGCACCAGCCCCCACTGAAGATTGTCTTGCTCCTGCATCGGCTACCGCTACCTCTCTGCTAAGCCCCGTCTCTCAACGGGAGCGGCGGATCATTCCGGCATTTTCAGGGCTTGGGGGGAAACGACGATGCCGTTGTTGTCGGCATAGACGAACTCACCCGGGCGGAAGGTGACGCCGCCAAAGGTGACCACGACATTGAGGTCGCCGATGTTGCGCTTGTCGGTCTTCAGCGGGTTGCTGGCCAGCGCCTGCACGCCCAGGTCGGTCTGCGCCAGGACGTCGACGTCACGCACGCAGCCATAGATGACCATTCCT is from Pseudomonas sp. PDM14 and encodes:
- a CDS encoding zinc transporter ZntB, with protein sequence MQEQDNLQWGLVHAYVLDGRGGARAVTRAELEDLQLGDEESIWLHWDRGHPLAQTWLREQSGLSRFSCDLLLEENTRPRLLALPGNELLLFLRGVNLNPDAQPEDMVSVRIFADAKRTISLRLRPLWATEELIAQLEKGSGPKTSAELILYLAHYLTDRVDALVSSLSEQVDGQEEHLDADERYMPEHGLMLQVRRRAAGLRRFLAPQRDIYAQLARNGFSWFVESDTNYWNELNNSLTRYLEELELIRERVGLVLESEHRRLSEKMNRTMYRLSIITGFFLPMSFITGLLGVNVGGLPGVSSDHGFMIACALIGGVATFQWWLFRRLRWL